In a genomic window of Physeter macrocephalus isolate SW-GA chromosome 14, ASM283717v5, whole genome shotgun sequence:
- the SUMF2 gene encoding inactive C-alpha-formylglycine-generating enzyme 2 isoform X1: protein MRAARLRSRPAPWRVSWGSRGSVLGMGTSLSPLLTLLSLLSASWLELGSGQTTNMVQLPGGRFQMGTNSPDGRDGEGPVREVTVKPFAIDIFPVTNKDFREFVREKKYQTEAEVFGWSFVFEDLVSDELRNKATQKMQSLLWWLPVERAFWRQALSSHFLAPSVVKAELRHPKPSLPQTSTSSQKLVSLHPGYQPAGPGSGIREKLELPVVHVSWNDARAYCAWRGKRLPVEEEWEFAARGGLKGQVYPWGNEFQPNRTNLWQGKFPKGDKAEDGFHGVSPVNAFPPQNNYGLSDLMGNVWEWTASPYQPAAQDMRVLRGASWIDTADGSANHRARVTTRMGNTPDSASDNLGFRCASSAGRPPGEL from the exons ATGCGCGCGGCGCGCTTGCGCAGCAGACCGGCACCGTGGCGCGTCTCGTGGGGCTCCAGGGGTAGTGTTCTCGGCATGGGCACTTCGCTGTCGCCGCTGCTGACTCTGCTGTCTCTCCTCTCCGCCTCGTGGCTCGAACTAG GGAGTGGGCAGACGACCAACATGGTCCAGCTACCAGGTGGGAGATTCCAGATGGGAACAAATTCACCAGATGGCAGAGATGGTGAAGGACCTGTCCGGGAGGTCACGGTAAAACCCTTTGCCATCGACATATTTCCTGTCACCAACAAAGACTTCAG GGAGTTTGTCAGGGAGAAAAAGTACCAGACAGAGGCTGAGGTGTTTGGGTGGAGCTTTGTCTTTGAGGACCTTGTCTCTGATGAGCTTAGAAACAAAGCAACCCAGAAAATGCAG TCTCTCCTCTGGTGGCTTCCAGTGGAAAGGGCATTCTGGAGGCAG GCTCTCTCTTCCCACTTCCTTGCTCCATCTGTGGTAAAAGCTGAACTCAGGCACCCTAAGCCTAGCCTTCCTCAGACTTCCACGAGCTCCCAGAAGCTTGTCTCACTTCATCCTGGCTATCAGCCTGCAGGTCCCGGCTCTGGCATCCGAGAGAAACTGGAGCTCCCAGTGGTACACGTGAGCTGGAATGATGCCCGTGCCTACTGTGCTTGGCGGGGGAAACGGCTGCCTGTTGAGGAAGAGTGGGAGTTTGCTGCCCGAGGGGGCTTGAAGG GTCAGGTTTACCCCTGGGGAAACGAGTTCCAGCCAAACCGCACCAACCTGTGGCAG GGAAAGTTTCCCAAGGGCGACAAGGCTGAGGATGGCTTCCACGGAGTCTCCCCGGTGAACGCTTTCCCCCCACAGAACAACTACG GGCTCTCTGACCTCATGGGCAACGTGTGGGAGTGGACAGCGTCACCATACCAGCCTGCCGCCCAGGACATGCGTGTCCTCCGGGGGGCGTCCTGGATCGACACGGCGGACGGCTCTGCCAATCACCGGGCCCGGGTCACCACCAG GATGGGCAACACTCCAGATTCAGCCTCAGACAACCTAGGCTTCcgctgtgcttccagtgcaggccGACCACCTGGGGAGCTGTGA
- the SUMF2 gene encoding inactive C-alpha-formylglycine-generating enzyme 2 isoform X11, which translates to MRAARLRSRPAPWRVSWGSRGSVLGMGTSLSPLLTLLSLLSASWLELGSGQTTNMVQLPGGRFQMGTNSPDGRDGEGPVREVTVKPFAIDIFPVTNKDFREFVREKKYQTEAEVFGWSFVFEDLVSDELRNKATQKMQSLLWWLPVERAFWRQALSSHFLAPSVVKAELRHPKPSLPQTSTSSQKLVSLHPGYQPAGPGSGIREKLELPVVHVSWNDARAYCAWRGKRLPVEEEWEFAARGGLKGQVYPWGNEFQPNRTNLWQGKFPKGDKAEDGFHGVSPVNAFPPQNNYGWATLQIQPQTT; encoded by the exons ATGCGCGCGGCGCGCTTGCGCAGCAGACCGGCACCGTGGCGCGTCTCGTGGGGCTCCAGGGGTAGTGTTCTCGGCATGGGCACTTCGCTGTCGCCGCTGCTGACTCTGCTGTCTCTCCTCTCCGCCTCGTGGCTCGAACTAG GGAGTGGGCAGACGACCAACATGGTCCAGCTACCAGGTGGGAGATTCCAGATGGGAACAAATTCACCAGATGGCAGAGATGGTGAAGGACCTGTCCGGGAGGTCACGGTAAAACCCTTTGCCATCGACATATTTCCTGTCACCAACAAAGACTTCAG GGAGTTTGTCAGGGAGAAAAAGTACCAGACAGAGGCTGAGGTGTTTGGGTGGAGCTTTGTCTTTGAGGACCTTGTCTCTGATGAGCTTAGAAACAAAGCAACCCAGAAAATGCAG TCTCTCCTCTGGTGGCTTCCAGTGGAAAGGGCATTCTGGAGGCAG GCTCTCTCTTCCCACTTCCTTGCTCCATCTGTGGTAAAAGCTGAACTCAGGCACCCTAAGCCTAGCCTTCCTCAGACTTCCACGAGCTCCCAGAAGCTTGTCTCACTTCATCCTGGCTATCAGCCTGCAGGTCCCGGCTCTGGCATCCGAGAGAAACTGGAGCTCCCAGTGGTACACGTGAGCTGGAATGATGCCCGTGCCTACTGTGCTTGGCGGGGGAAACGGCTGCCTGTTGAGGAAGAGTGGGAGTTTGCTGCCCGAGGGGGCTTGAAGG GTCAGGTTTACCCCTGGGGAAACGAGTTCCAGCCAAACCGCACCAACCTGTGGCAG GGAAAGTTTCCCAAGGGCGACAAGGCTGAGGATGGCTTCCACGGAGTCTCCCCGGTGAACGCTTTCCCCCCACAGAACAACTACG GATGGGCAACACTCCAGATTCAGCCTCAGACAACCTAG